In Cydia strobilella chromosome 6, ilCydStro3.1, whole genome shotgun sequence, one DNA window encodes the following:
- the LOC134742567 gene encoding DNA repair protein RAD51 homolog 4, whose amino-acid sequence MQRLKAEEHAYLSGSVLKTLAQNRITTILEFLQEDVGKLSTLSKLTLPQVLDIRNAILNKYAAPLIKLGSLKLDTLDKRKCLNTGILSLDTATGGGIPIGYITELCGLADSGKTQLCLQLAINSVKNSESSVLYIDTKGDFSAVRVQKILDACGYSHKEMALIMIKIKIVHVWTMEELLDFLKKLKNQTVYIENLVLVIIDSLPSLMFQYLGDDNKVGLSLLNTFVNYARYLGKHFNLAFICVNIQTRWVDQENADLEDDGEQATSYMKETHYKEKRNRCLGKYWQTIPMMVLFIDKQERNSNDGSSHICLNINLINNSQLSDRSSNACNVTLNNFGVT is encoded by the exons ATGCAAAGGTTAAAAGCCGAGGAGCATGCTTACTTATCTGGGAGCGTGTTAAAAACTTTGGCACAAAATCGCATAACTACAATTTTAGAGTTCCTACAGGAGGATGTAGGAAAGTTGTCAACTCTCTCAAAATTAACTCTCCCTCAAGTCTTGGACATAAGAAAcgctattttaaacaaatatgcGGCTCCTTTGATAAAACTTGGTTCATTAAAACTAGACACTTTAGATAAAAGAAAATGTTTAAACACTGGTATTCTcag TTTAGATACTGCTACAGGTGGTGGGATACCAATAGGCTATATTACTGAGTTGTGTGGTCTGGCCGATTCAGGAAAAACACAACTGTGCTTACAACTAGCCATAAACAGTGTAAAGAATTCAGAGAGCAGTGTACTTTATATAGATACCAAAGGAGACTTCTCCGCTGTGAGGGTACAGAAGATATTAGATGCTTGTGGTTATTCACATAag GAAATGGCATTGATAatgatcaaaataaaaatagtgcATGTATGGACAATGGAAGAGCTATTAGATTTCCTCAAGAAACTTAAAAACCAGACAGTATACATTGAAAACTTAGTTCTTGTTATAATAGATTCATTGCCTTCGCTAATGTTTCAGTACCTAGGTGATGATAACAAAGTCG GTTTATCACTTTTGAACACCTTTGTGAATTATGCAAGATACTTGGGCAAACACTTCAACTTAGCCTTTATTTGTGTGAACATACAAACACGATGGGTGGACCAAGAAAATGCTGATCTGGAAG atgATGGGGAACAGGCTACTTCATATATGAAAGAAACTCattacaaagaaaaaagaaaCCGTTGCCTTGGTAAATACTGGCAAACAATCCCAATGATGGTTTTGTTCATAGATAAACAAGAGAGAAATTCTAATGATGGGTCTTCTCATAtctgtttaaatataaatttgataAACAATAGTCAACTCTCAGATAGAAGTAGTAATGCTTGTAATGTTACGTTAAATAATTTTGGTGTTACCTGA